One window of the Tetragenococcus koreensis genome contains the following:
- the walK gene encoding cell wall metabolism sensor histidine kinase WalK codes for MKNKVRFFRSVNFKIALTFILILLISIEIIGAYFIRGLERSTIENFKTSMDAQAETLAGTLGNHLGQQDDTNNSQQNNEIQRVLDNSDSPDVLEMKVVDERNNIRATTSVSERYMVGQKNDDPYIDDFSTKSLVAIDEGTSDRVQINVQPIQSTGDTVVGALYIKSNLEQQYRSINDIALIFITASVIAVFISMIVAVLVARSITQPIGEMREQALRIAKGDYSRKVQVKGNDELGELALTFNQLGERIEETQEAMESERNRLNSVLSHMTDGVVATDRRGKVIIINEMALSLLNVEREHAVGQSILELFDIEENYTLRKLLENPDEILLERSSADKNLENVLLRVDFSMIRRESGFISGLVAVLHDVTEQEKTEQERREFVSNVSHELRTPLTSTRSYIEALSEGAWKDEEIAPKFLNVTLNETDRMIRMINDLLNLSRMDSGNYQLQLEYINFKELVNFVLDRFDMMVDEHEKQYQIQREFTKRDLWVEVDTDRMIQVVDNLMNNAVKYSPDGGIITVRLMETHNNILLSITDQGLGIPPNDLNKIFDRFYRVDKARARKQGGTGLGLAISKEVLKAHGGNIWVESREHVGSTFFVSLPYEPYEEDWWE; via the coding sequence ATGAAAAACAAGGTTCGCTTTTTTCGATCGGTGAACTTTAAGATCGCCCTGACATTTATCTTGATTTTACTTATTTCAATCGAGATTATCGGGGCGTATTTTATTCGTGGGTTGGAACGATCGACAATTGAAAATTTTAAAACAAGTATGGATGCTCAAGCAGAAACTTTGGCGGGTACTTTGGGGAACCACTTGGGACAACAAGATGACACCAATAACAGCCAACAAAACAATGAAATCCAACGCGTGCTTGATAATAGTGATTCGCCCGATGTACTGGAAATGAAAGTAGTGGATGAAAGAAACAACATTCGTGCTACCACAAGCGTTTCAGAGCGATACATGGTCGGTCAAAAAAATGATGATCCTTATATTGATGATTTTTCTACGAAAAGTTTAGTAGCCATTGATGAGGGGACTTCTGATCGTGTTCAGATCAATGTCCAGCCGATCCAATCAACAGGGGATACGGTGGTAGGCGCGTTGTATATCAAAAGTAATTTAGAACAACAATATCGGTCGATTAATGATATTGCGCTGATTTTTATTACGGCTTCGGTAATTGCGGTGTTCATCTCGATGATTGTAGCTGTTTTAGTGGCACGTTCCATCACTCAGCCAATTGGTGAAATGCGAGAACAAGCTTTACGAATAGCCAAGGGTGATTATAGTCGAAAAGTCCAAGTTAAAGGAAATGATGAGTTAGGCGAATTAGCGCTCACCTTTAACCAGCTGGGTGAACGAATTGAAGAAACCCAAGAGGCGATGGAATCAGAACGGAATCGATTAAATAGTGTGCTATCGCATATGACCGATGGTGTAGTGGCGACCGATCGTCGAGGAAAGGTGATTATCATTAATGAGATGGCCTTATCTTTGTTAAACGTCGAGCGGGAACATGCAGTCGGTCAATCGATTTTAGAGTTGTTTGATATTGAAGAGAATTACACCTTGCGGAAACTTTTAGAAAACCCGGATGAAATTTTACTAGAACGTTCTTCTGCAGATAAAAATCTGGAGAATGTACTATTACGAGTTGATTTTTCTATGATTCGGCGCGAATCTGGATTTATTTCTGGTTTGGTTGCTGTTTTACATGATGTAACCGAGCAAGAAAAAACGGAACAAGAGCGTCGTGAATTTGTTTCCAACGTTTCTCACGAATTGCGCACGCCTCTAACAAGTACTAGAAGTTATATTGAAGCTTTATCAGAAGGGGCTTGGAAAGACGAAGAAATTGCACCAAAATTTTTGAATGTTACTTTAAATGAAACAGATCGGATGATTCGTATGATCAATGATTTGTTAAATCTTTCCAGAATGGACAGCGGCAATTATCAGCTTCAACTGGAATATATCAATTTTAAAGAACTGGTGAATTTCGTTTTAGATCGCTTTGATATGATGGTAGATGAACATGAAAAACAATATCAAATCCAACGGGAATTTACGAAACGCGACTTGTGGGTTGAAGTTGATACGGATCGGATGATTCAAGTGGTTGACAATCTTATGAATAATGCAGTGAAATACTCACCAGACGGCGGCATAATAACCGTTCGTTTGATGGAAACACACAATAACATTTTATTAAGCATTACCGACCAAGGATTAGGCATTCCACCTAATGATCTTAATAAAATTTTTGATCGATTTTATCGGGTAGATAAGGCACGTGCACGTAAACAAGGGGGCACAGGTTTAGGCCTTGCGATTTCTAAAGAAGTGTTAAAAGCTCACGGAGGCAATATCTGGGTTGAAAGTCGTGAGCATGTGGGCTCAACCTTTTTCGTTAGCTTGCCTTATGAACCTTATGAGGAGGATTGGTGGGAATGA
- the yycF gene encoding response regulator YycF, giving the protein MKKILLVDDEKPISDIVKFNLTKEGYEVYTAYDGEEALTQVEEVQPDLILLDLMLPKVDGLEVAREVRKSHEIPIIMVTAKDAEIDKVLGLELGADDYVTKPFSNRELVARVKANLRRGSSSGKGNEQPANVEVTVNDITIHPDAYMVTKNGEEIDLTHREFELLHYLAQHIGQVMTREHLLQTVWGYDYFGDVRTVDVTVRRLREKIEDNASHPGYLVTRRGVGYYLRNPEQE; this is encoded by the coding sequence TTGAAAAAAATATTATTAGTTGATGATGAAAAACCAATTAGTGACATTGTCAAATTTAATTTGACAAAAGAAGGTTATGAAGTTTATACAGCTTACGATGGGGAAGAAGCATTAACACAGGTAGAAGAAGTACAACCGGATTTAATCCTGCTTGATTTAATGTTACCTAAAGTGGATGGTTTGGAAGTAGCGCGTGAAGTTCGTAAATCACATGAGATACCTATTATCATGGTAACAGCCAAAGACGCAGAAATTGATAAAGTCTTAGGACTGGAACTAGGCGCTGACGATTATGTAACAAAACCGTTTTCTAACCGAGAACTGGTGGCACGTGTCAAAGCTAACTTGCGTCGGGGTTCATCCAGCGGCAAGGGAAACGAACAACCTGCAAATGTAGAAGTTACAGTGAATGATATTACCATTCATCCTGATGCTTACATGGTAACAAAAAATGGGGAAGAGATTGATTTAACTCACCGTGAGTTTGAATTACTTCATTATTTGGCACAGCATATCGGCCAAGTCATGACGCGTGAACATTTATTACAAACAGTTTGGGGCTACGATTATTTTGGTGATGTGCGTACAGTAGATGTCACCGTACGTCGCTTGCGTGAAAAAATCGAAGATAATGCCAGCCATCCAGGCTATTTAGTCACCCGCCGTGGCGTAGGCTATTATTTACGCAATCCAGAACAGGAGTAA